The Rhinolophus ferrumequinum isolate MPI-CBG mRhiFer1 chromosome 6, mRhiFer1_v1.p, whole genome shotgun sequence genome has a window encoding:
- the MIS18BP1 gene encoding mis18-binding protein 1 isoform X4, whose amino-acid sequence MITGVPLKNSGILLSTETSQRENVPIHAVFFDSIPSGTLTPVKDLVKYQNCVLKLNNHKTNQFLETTISKNKNVFQSTMLTEATTSDSLLDISAIKPNKDGLKNKAKYESPGKVFKRMKEKVLHNKQEQVSRNSSVLEPQKSERNKMFTPKGAVKRVLQHTYLCEEKENNQSFQSENSSLREVPLESSNSVLLSVQQKIQCQQEKKAPLHNLTYELPILNQEHENVLSAGVPNRALTRAQLAQQILRSKENTVATTKSRKDTFILGGNDSACEKSQSTTVETLNTDCVPTKNGDQLMVSDSEMTTKRTSKQEIKKGNEKTMPREADLPGSINDTCKIVLATPSFHGTIPRRSKRCASKPPPSSIFQTTIHGVKKNKVVHLQDWMIKVINNNTAICVEGKLIDITNIYWHSNAIIERIKHNKLRTLSGNIYTLKGMIDQISMKEAGYPNYLIRKFMFGFPEKWKEYIDKFLEQLRACEKKKARQKQKMARFVPDTRKSMQNDAGGNQTDVLQRASTIHDLDCDRLELKNSKSSRLPGAAELNICQSNHQNKPPLMLPEDQTNNTIQNGGGYDFSNQELMRKKERKKLSSEKLKNCKRTNKIIESQKQERTEESNVPVDIITREPFFSDKERKYMAAYQKKAYIVVTPLKSKNVIEQKCMKYNLSSETIKAIADFVVPKHQKESESDLNETTCPTSKPTKTSKNAFNYGANHKSENKEVCNECDLLTVDQKIKISSSRKKQTVTSDFKKNTRLSKLKKTENKATMSFYKHQSSSDLSADESETEEEIRMQAGVAKKTIARNTKDTVLHCRKSSRNSRRKLPVSESETEESEDEFCIKQKKARCSAKKNLQKSSVRNESPVNTMESDKTKSHSLECLPGLIQDEEWNEKELQKLHWQFYTCRLAMCTDMEAGASSPLQCCS is encoded by the exons ATGATTACTGGTGTTCCTTTGAAAAATTCAGGAATTCTCTTGTCCACAGAGACATCTCAAAGGGAAAATGTGCCCATTCATGCAGTCTTTTTTGACAGCATTCCTTCAGGCACACTTACTCCTGTAAAAGATTTGGTGAAATATCAGAACTGCGTTTTAAAATTGAATAACCATAAAACGAATCAATTCCTAGAAAcaacaatttctaaaaataaaaatgtatttcagtcTACCATGCTAACAGAAGCTACCACCTCTGACAGTCTTCTTGATATTAGTGCTATAAAGCCCAACaaggatggattaaaaaataaagcaaagtatgAATCACCaggaaaagtatttaaaagaatgaaagaaaaagtattgcATAACAAGCAAGAACAAGTATCAAGAAACAGTAGTGTGTTGGAACcacagaaaagtgaaagaaacaaaatgttcacTCCCAAGGGAGCTGTGAAAAGAGTATTGCAGCATACCTACCTCTgtgaagaaaaggagaacaaCCAATCATTCCAATCAGAAAACAGCTCACTAAgag AAGTTCCTCTAGAATCATCAAATAGTGTTTTACTCTCTGTCCAGCAAAAGATTCAGTGtcaacaggaaaagaaagctcCTCTGCACAATTTAACTTATG AGCTTCCAATTTTGAACCAGgaacatgaaaatgttttatctgCAGGAGTCCCAAACAGGGCATTAACTAGGGCCCAGTTGGCTCAACAAATTCTTCGTTCAAAGGAGAATACAGTTGCAACCACTAAGTCCAGAAAGGACACGTTTATTTTAGGAGGCAATGATTCAGCCTGTGAAAAATCTCAAAGTACTACTGTTGAGACTCTCAATACTGACTGTGTTCCTACTAAAAATGGCGATCAATTAATGGTGTCTGATAGCGAGATGACAACAAAAAGGACTTCAAAACaggaaattaagaaaggaaatgagaaaacaatgccCAGAGAGGCTGATCTTCCAGGGTCCATAAATGATACATGTAAAATTGTGCTTGCAACTCCAAGCTTTCATGGAACAATACCTCGGAGATCAAAAAGATGTGCTTCAAAGCCTCCTCCTTCAAGTATCTTTCAAACTACTATAcatggagttaaaaaaaataag GTAGTCCACCTACAGGACTGGATGATTAAAGTCATCAACAATAACACTGCTATATGTGTAGAAGGAAAATTGAT agaCATCACTAACATATATTGGCACAGTAATGCAATTATAGAACGGATTAAGCACAACAAACTTAGGACATTATCAGGCAACATTTATACATTAAAAGGAATGATAGACCAGATTTCCATGAAAGAAGCAG GATATCCGAATTATCTCATAAGGAAGTTTATGTTTGGCtttccagaaaaatggaaagagtacATCGATAAGTTTCTGGAACAATTAAG ggcttgtgaaaaaaaaaaggccagacaaaaacagaaaatggcaagatttgTCCCTGACACACGAAAATCAATGCAGAATGATGCGGGAGGAAACCAAACAGATGTCCTCCAAAGAGCCAGCACCATTCATGACCTTGATTGTGATCGTTTGG AACTAAAGAACAGTAAAAGCAGTAGGTTGCCAGGAGCTGCAGAATTAAACATTTGCCAGAGTAATCACCAAAATAAACCACCATTAATGCTCCCAGAAGACCAAACAAATAATACTATTCAAAATGGAGGAGGATATGATTTCTCTAATCAG gaattgatgagaaaaaaggaaCGTAAAAAGTTGTCTTCAGAGAAActcaaaaattgtaaaagaacaaataaaataattgaaagtcaGAAGCAAG AGAGAACCGAAGAATCGAATGTACCCGTCGATATTATCACCAGGGAACCATTTttctcagacaaagaaagaaaatatatggcTGCTTATCAGAAGAAAGCTTATATTGTAGTAACACCACTTAAATCTAAAAACGTGATAGAGCAAAAATGCATGAAGTATAATCTGTCCTCTGAAACCATTAAAGCAATAGCAGATTTTGTAGTGCCAAAGcatcaaaaagaaagtgaatcaGACTTAAATGAAACTACATGTCCTACCAGTAAGCCCACAAAGACttccaaaaatgcatttaattatgGTGCGAatcataaaagtgaaaacaaggaAGTTTGCAATGAGTGTGATTTACTCACTGTcgaccagaaaataaaaatatctagttctagaaagaaacaaacagtcACCTCtgactttaagaaaaatacaaggttgtcaaaattgaagaaaactgaaaataaggcAACCATGTCATTTTACAAGCATCAGTCCTCATCAGATTTGTCTGCTGACGAGAGtgaaacagaagaggaaattagaaTGCAAGCAGGGGTTGCTAAGAAAACCATAGCAAGAAACACCAAAGACACAGTGCTTCACTGCAGGAAAAGCTCAAGGAACAGCAGAAGAAAACTTCCCGTTTCTGAATCTGAAACTGAAGAAAGTGAAGATGAATTTTGTATCAAACAAAAGAAAGCTAGATGTTCTgctaaaaaaaatcttcagaaatcTAGTGTTAGGAATGAGTCTCCAGTTAATACGATGGAATCTGATAAGACGAAGAGTCATTCCTTAGAATGTTTACCTGGTTTAATTCAGGATGAGGAATGGAATGAAAAGGAATTACAGAAACTTCACTG